ATCTCTGTATTTGGCTCGATTCTCCGAGAAGATTTTCACCCAGATAGCGATATCGATCTGTTGGTTGTCTTTGACAATGAGTTTCGTTCTCAGATGAGTTTAATGGATTTGGTGAAGATACAATATCAATTGGAAGATTGGCTCGATCGCTCGGTGGACTTGATTGAAAAATCCTCAGTCATTGACAGTGATAACTGGATTCGTCGCCAAAATATTCTCAGTACAGCACAGGTAATCTATTATCCAGGAAACCCGGTTTCTTAGCACGTTCGCGATCGCCCCCATACCCAACCGCTAGTCTAGCTTAGGCTGACAATCCGTAAAGGATAAAGCCTCTTCATCGAGATAACCGGCGATCGCCATTTCAATGACTGCCCACACTGGATAGTCCATTTGTTGCGCTCGCATTAACAGTCCATCACGAATGGTTTCGGGTAATCCCTCTAAGAAAACTTGTGCTAATTCAGGTGAAAGATGTTCGGATATTACTGATTGACTTGGCATACCATTAGCCCCTTATGTCAACGGTTGCCCTCATCCCCCTACCCCCTTCTCCCACGGGAGAAGGGGGAAAAAGTCCCTCTCCCGTGGGAGAGGGATTTTCCGCAAAGCGGACATGAAAGGGAGAGGGCATGAACACGAATACAATGAACATGCTATAGAAAACGTCTAACCTTTCGACTTGCGTTCAATGATACCACCTCCCAGGAGGCGATCGCCCTCATACCAAACTGCTCCTTGTCCCGGTGTTACCCCAAATTGCGGCTCATCAAAGCGCAAATGCACCCGATTTTCCGGTAAAGGAACCACCGTTACTGGCACGGGTTGCGATCGATAGCGAATCCGAACTTCAGCCCGAATCGGACTATCTGGTGGCGCAATTGACACCCAATTCACCCGACTCACCGTACACTCTGGATCGGCCGCACTCTCACGAGTTCCCACAATCACCCGATTCATCACCGGGTCAAGATCCACCACATACAACGGTTCCGAATAGGCCACGCCTAAGCCGCGCCGTTGGCCAATCGTATAATGATGAATCCCTTGATGGTGGCCCAAAACCTTGCCCCCTTGGTCAACAATATCCCCAGTCTTCTGGTTAATATACTGATCCAAAAACGACTGCATCGAGCCATGGGCTTCCACCAAGCATAAATCTTGACTTTCCGGTTTTTCCGCCGTTGTCAAATTAAACTCAGCCGCTAGGCGACGAGTTTCCGTTTTCGGCGTTTCTCCCAGGGGAAACAACGTAGAAGCCAAAATTTCTTGCGATAAATCATACAAAAAATAAGACTGATCTTTTTGCAGGTCAATGGCTTTTAAGAGCTGATAGCGTCCCGACTGCTCATCAAAGGCAATTCGCGCATAATGGCCCGTAGCAATATAATCAATCCCCAGCTCCGATTTTGCATAGTTAATCATCGGGCCAAACTTCACCGCCCGATTACACTGGGAACAGGGTAGAGGCGTAATTCCTTCCCGATACCCCGACACCAAATAATCGATAATATTCTGCTCAAACAACTCGCGACTATCCACAATATGGTGAGGCACTCCAAGCTGTTCGCAAATTTTCGCCGCATCCACCATCCCTTCCGAGCAGCACTGTCCCTTCCCCTTCATCAACCAAAGGGTTAAGCCCACAATATCGTATCCTTGATGATGAAGAACTGCTGCGGCAGTAGAACTATCTACCCCTCCGGAGAGTCCGACGACAACCTTTTTCATGGTGGTCACTTAGCTAACGGTGAACAAAAGCATTATTTTTGTGTACCCTTCTAAGGTAACACCTCCTCCTTTATCCGGAGGATCTGCATTTTTAACCCACCATGAACAACCAAAAACACTATTCAAGACTGAATTGGGCGATTCTTCTGGGAAGCTTGGGATTAGGATTAATAGTCAGCCCTAGCGCTCAAGCCCAAGACTTCATCTTACCGCCACCGGTAATTCAACCACAACCGATTAACTTGCCCCCTCCTCCTCCCAGTAATGCCATACCCACGATTCCCGGTAATCCCAATCAACCCTATTTACCGGCCAATGCCTATCCCTATAAAGTTGTGGTCAATGGCAATTCTCCCCTCTTGTTAGAGCAAGTGCAATGGATTGTCCCCGATGCCTTTGTGAGGCAAATGAACGGCCGCACAGTGATTCAGGCTGGTGCTTTTCGGTTGAACTCGTCTGCTCAGGAGCGTTTGTCTCTGTTGCGATCGCGTGGTATTTTAGCTGAAGTGACCCGACAAGGGGAAACTCTCGCCGGTGGCCAAACTTATCCTGCTCCAGCCTATCCCACCCCAACCCCCCCAAGCAATGCCATCAATCCTAACCCTGCTGTGGTTTTGGATAAAGGCTATTATGTAGTCATTCCTGGCTCTCAAGATAATGTTGCTGTAATCGCTAATCAGGTGCGGCAAATCATTCCTAATAGCGTGAATGTGATGGCTAAACGGTCTCGTCGGGGAATGCATGTTGCAGTTGGCCCCTATGCTAACCGCAGCGAAGCCGCAGAAGTCATGTCGTTTTTACATAATTCTGGGTTAAGCAATGCTCGCGTTTACTTTGGTCGTTAAAACCGATTCTTCTTCTGCCTATGAGACCTCCAGATGATGACTTTTCTGGATCAGTTCAAGGCTGCCTAGGGCAATTGGTAACTTATTTAGTAGTTGCCGTTGTTCTCTTTTTCTTGGTCTTGTTCGCTTGCAGTTATTTCCACACTACCTTTAATACCGTATTACTGGTTTGGTTCGGATTGATGTTATTTGTTTCGCTTGTATTTATCCTCAAAATGACTGAGGGTTGATTTTTTTGCTAAGGGTGTCATTAAAAAACAAGGAATATTAATTATGGGCTTAGGATTATTAGTTGATGGTCAATGGGTTTCTCGGCGGGAACAATCCGATCAAAAAGGAAACTTTATCCGTCCCCAAACCACGTTTAGAAATAAAATTACTGCTGATGGATCGAGTGGATTTAAGGCAGAATCCGGGCGCTATCATCTCTATATTTCTTGGGCTTGTCCTTGGGCCCATCGCACGGCGATTATGAGAAAACTCAAAGGATTAGAATCAGCCATTAGCTTATCGGTGGTCGATCCAGAAATTGACCAAAATGGTTGGCAGTTTTCTGAATCTCCCGGCTGTATTCCGGATATGATTAATCAGGCGGATTATCTGTGGCAAGTCTATTTAAAGGCCGATTCTAATTATAGTGGTCGGGTGACGGTTCCAGTTTTGTGGGATAAGAAAACGGAAACAATTGTGAATAATGAATCGCGGGAAATTATTCGCATGTTAGATACGGAATTTGAGCGATTTGCACAACGTCCAGTTACATTTTACCCTGAAGAATTAAGAGATGTTATTGATGGTACGATGGATACCATTTATCAACCGATTAATAATGGAGTCTATCGCGCTGGTTTTGCGACGAGTCAAGAAGCCTATGAACAAGGATTAACGGAGCTGTTTGATGCCTTGGAGCATTGGGATCAGGTGTTAGAACAACAACCTTATCTATGCGGCGATCGCATTACTCAAGCGGATTGGTGTTTCTTTACGACCTTATTACGCTTTGATGTAGTCTATTACGGTCACTTTAAATGTAATCTCCATCATATTACGGATTATACTAACTTATGGAACTATCTGAAAGAACTCTATCAGGTTCCAGGAGTGGCAGAAACTTGTAACTTTGACCATATTAAGCGCCATTATTATCGCAGTCATCCGGATGTTAATCCGACGCGAATTGTCCCCAAAGGGCCGATTTTGGATTTTGAAGCACCTTATGACCGGAATTTGTTGATGCATTGAGGAGATGGGGGGATGGGAGGATCTAGGAGTAGAGAAACTGGCGATCGCTCTTATCGTTCTGTATACTTAAATAGTATTGTCACAGTACAACAATGGCCAAAGACATCTATCATAATGCAGTGAGAGTGGCTCTAGAAAAAGACAGTTGGGTCATTACTGACGATCCGTTGACATTAACGGCAGGCAGACGAGATGTTTTTGTGGATTTGGCAGCCGAAAAAATACTGATGGCAGAACGCCAAGGAGAAAAAATAGCGGTAGAAATAAAAAGCTTTAACAGTCCTTCTTTAGTCAAAGATTTAGAACAAGCGCTCGGACAGTACATTCTTTATGCTAACCTTATGGCGCGTTCCCAACCCGATCGCGCCCTCTATTTAGCCATTCGTGCAGAGACATACGAGGATTTTTTTCAGGAAGAAATTGTGCAAATTATTTTAGCGGATAATCCGATTAAACTCATGGTTTTTGATTCTGAAAAGGAGGAAATTGTCCAATGGAAACATTGACCTTGAAAAAACTCGAAAAATATGGCGGTTACATTGAAGGAATCTTCAATGATTATGCTAGAATTAACTATGTCAATGCTGAAATTACAAACACCCCCATTGTCGATCGCGACCGCCATCATTTTCTCTTAGTTAGTGAGGGATGGGAAGGGAAAAAGCGAGTCCATCGAACTCTGGTTCATCTGGAAATTCGTGATGATAAAATCTGGATTCATTTTGATGGGATGGCAGAGAGTGTGGTCGAGCAATTGTTGACACTTGGCGTTCCCAAGGCAGATATTGTTTTAGCTTTTCATCCTCCTCATGTGAGGAAACTGGGTGATTTTGCGATCGCCTGATTTTCTAAAGATGAGCAGGAGTACCTTGCGATCCCCCCTAGCCGTCCTTAAAAAGGGGGGAAATAAAGAAAGTCCCCCTTTTTAAGAGGGGGATTTTCCGCAAGCGGACATGAAAGGGGGATCAGAATGTGTCCCATAGCAACAAGAATTTCTGTAATATTCTTGTCTTAATTTCAGACTCAGGTTAAATAAACTATGAGCGATCGCCAAAACCAAATCTCTGAAGTAGTCGTCACTGCCGCCGAAATGCGAGCCATTGAGAACCGCCTGTTTGCTGCTGGAATGCCGGTTGCAGCGCTGATGGAAAAGGTGGCGGGGTTGGTGGCTCGCCGGATGATAGCGGAATCGGAAACATTGGGGTTAACCTCGGCTAAAGTGGGTGTAATGGTGGGGCCGGGTCATAATGGTGGGGATGCCTTGGTGATTGCCAGGGAATTGTACTTGCAAGGGTATGATGTGGCGGTGACTCAACCGTTGGCGAAGTTAAAGGAATTGACCCAGAGTCATGCTGAATATGGGAAAAGTTTGGGTATTCCTTGGCTGAGTTTAGAGGAGTTGCTGCAAAGTTGCGAGATTTTGATTGATGGCTTGTTTGGATTTGGTTTAGAGCGCCCCATTTCTGGAGATCTGGCGGAGCAAGTGGCGCAGATTAATCAATCCAAAAGGCGGGTTTTTAGTATCGATCTGCCTTCTGGCATTCATACAGATACGGGGGAAGTTCTCGGTTGTGCGATTCGTGCGGATTATACGTTCTGTTTGGGACTGTGGAAAAGGGCTTGTTTGCAAGATGGGGCGCTTGAGTTTTTGGGAAAGGTGGAGTTAGTGGATTTTGATATTCCGTTAGGGGATATTGAGGCGGTTTTAGGCAATTCATCTCGATGTTATCGCATTACTGGGGAGCGGGCGATCGCCGGTCTCCCCCTTCCCCGTCCTCTCCTCTCCCATAAATATAAAGCCGGTCATCTGCTACTGGTGTGCGGTTCCCAGGAATATGCAGGCAGTGCCATTTTAACCGGTTTGGGGGCCCGCGCCTCTGGGGTGGGGATGCTCTCGATCGCCGTTCCCCAAAGCTTAAAACCGCTCTTGGTTCCCCAACTCCCAGAAGCCCTAATTATTCCTTGTCCAGAAACCGACACCGGCGCGATCGCCGAACTCCCCAATACCCTAAACTGGGATAAGTATCAGGCGATCGCCTGCGGGCCCGGAATTACGCGATCGGCCGCCTCCATTCTTCCCCCGCTTCTCCAGACTTCCCAACCCCTGATCCTCGATGCTGACGGTCTAAATCTCCTCTCTGACCTCGGTATTTCCCAGCTCAAGGGGCGATCGGCTCCCACCCTCCTCACCCCCCATGCCGGAGAATTTAAGCGCCTCTTTCCGCAAATTAACCCCAATTTAGACCGCATTCAAGCCGTTCGTGAAGCCAGTCAACAAACCGGGGCGATCGTCCTCCTCAAAGGGGCAAGAACCGCCATCGGTAGCCCCACCGGAACTGTTTACCTCAATCCCGAAAGCACTCCAGCCCTTGCCAGAGGAGGCAGTGGCGATGTCCTCACCGGTCTTTTAGGTGGTTTGGTTGCCCAACTTGACCCAGAAATCGCCATCCAAACTGCCACCTGGTGGCACGCGCAAGCGGGAATTTTAGCGGCTCAAGAGCGCACCGCTCTAGGGGTAGATGCCTTTCACCTGACAGAATACTTACCCGCATTACCCATGGTGCTGTAATTCTTCGATCGCCATCTGAGCCAGTTTTGCCGCCGCTCCGGTCTCTCCGCGTACCCTGGCGAGGCGATCGCGCATTGCCTGTAACTGGTCTGGATGCTCTAAATACTCAATCACTTGCTGGGCAACGGCTTCAGCCTCTAAATGTCCCACCCATTCCGGCACGATCATCTCTTTTGCCCAAATATTGGGCCAGGCAAAAAACTCCCCTCGCTGTTGTTTCCAGGACAAAATCACCTTATTCATTGCCTTAGCCAGACTCGAACCCACTGCGGGTAAATGAGCCAAAATTCCCCAAATACCATCCCAACTCCGCATCGCATCTAGTTGTTGGGTGGGCAATAAGACGATCATGGGAATGCCTAAAGACCCCAATTCTGCGGTATTTGCGCCCACCGTCGTGATGCACAGTTGGCACTGAGTCAGGACTTCATAGGCCGGAAACGTCATCCAGAGGTCAATTTCTAAGCCACTAGGGGTTTTTAGGCGCGGTTTAGATCCGGTTTCGATTAATTCTGCTGTTCCGGTGGGCCAATGGTGCAAGGTAGGATTGAATTGGGAATTGGCAAATTGGGCTAAGGTTTGAACATCCAGAGTCGGGGCAACGGGAATGATAAACTGGGTTTGCGGGCGCTGTTGATGGATTAATTGGGCGATCGCCAAAGCAAACGGTACTCCCGGCCGTAACTTATCGGGTTTTGACCCCGGTAACAAGGCAATTAACTCCCCGTTAACGGGATACTCTGATGTTGAGACATACTGGGCTGAGTCTGCCATTAAATCCCCTACAACCGTAAATTTATGGGCTAAAGAAGGCTTTACCTTGGCCAAAATTTGCCGATTCATGACGGCAAAGCGATCGATCCAAGGCTGCCATCGGGCCTCCCATTCCGCATAAACTAGGGTGCGATAGCCCAACCGCTTGCCCAACATGAGGGTAAAAAATTGATCGCCACCGAGAAATAGGACTAAACCGCGATCGCTCCAGGGCCAATTTTGGGCCGTTTTGCCCGACAATAGAAAAGGAATAAAATCTTCCGGCCCTTGAACCCGGTTCACTTCTGGCCAAGCAGCCGCCATCTGGGTTTCCGAACCACTCGCATTCGGACAGGGAGACAACACCACCGAGATGCGAACCCTGTTGTTATCGACTCCTAAAGCTTGGCGAATTTCTTTGACCACTGGACGCACCCAAGTGGTTAATTCTCCCGGCCCATTGGAGAGAATCAGAATATCGATCGTACTTTCAGACACAGATTGGGTAATGGGTAATGGGTAATGGGTAATGGGTAATGGGTAATATCAAGTCCGGTGAATGGGAAAAGACAAGCGGGCAAGATGCCCGCACTCCTGGAATACCTTGATATTCTGGAGTGGGAGCGTCTCGCTCCCTAGACTTTTAATTATGGTGTTTCCGCTTCGCGGACATGAATAACCGGACTTGATATAATTGGTAAGGGGAAAAACTGATTACTCAATCAAACCCCGAATTGTCCCCAAATTTGTTGGGCAATGCGTTTGGTTAACGTCGGTCGAGAAGTAAATAGTTCTCGCAGGGCCCAAGAACTGAGTCGGGGAAGCGTTGTCATCATTCGCCGAATTAACCAGTCCCGGAACCAAAAGCCTAGGAATGTGCCAATGACTGCCGGTAAAACCACCCAAAGCAGCCCCCGAATGAGGACTTCTTGCAAAACCCCCGGATCTTGAAGAATGACGAGCAGGTTTCTGATCACCAAGATAGCATCAGGAATCCAGATGGTGAGCATGGCGATCGCCCAGGCTACGCGATCGACCAACTGAGTCGTTCTCAGTTGCAAGAAACTTAACAGCTCATTAATCAACCAATTATGACTTTGAACCACCTGCAAACACTCCGGTTTGTTCAGTAATTCCCGTCCAACTTGGTTAATAATATCTCCATCGGGCGATAACACTGTTCGCAACAGAAACTGTCCCTGTTTCCCCCCATTGCCCACATAGAAGGTTTTAAAGGTCAAGGCCGATTGAATCGTGCCCCAAGCTGTTGTATCAATCACAACCAATTGACGCAGATCCACTAGCAGCCGAGCCAACTGACGGGGAGGGATGATCAGGCGATCGCCCCCCAACCTCACCCCCTCAATTTGCCGCAGCATCGGCGGATTCAGATAAAACACAAACTCCCCCTCCTCCGCTCGAATACAAGGCGCAATCAAGCTTCCTGGTGTTTCTGGGGGATTGATCAGCGATCGCACCCGATCTGCCGTATTTCGGATAAACTTAAACACACTCTCCTTTGGAGTCTCATCTACCGATTAGGATTGACAAATGTAGCAGCCGGTAATCTAAACCGTCCATCCGTACTTTTTTCCAGAATATCTTGCACAATCCCTACCATAAACTCCAGCAAACCGCGCCATTGTCTCTCCCCAGAACTCACTCCCTCATTATGAATTTGGATCAATAATTCCTTTTGATCGAAACCCAACAGTTGCTCATGGTAGCGATTAATAATATCCCCATCAAGCTGCATCACCGTTTGGGCATAAATAATATCCGTTGATTCAGAACTGAGATCTTGACTATCTAAAGCAGCTTTCAGTTCTAGCAGTTTACGCAAACCCCGTAAAAAACGTCCATTCGAGAGCAAATTTTGTAGCTTTTCCTCATCCTTGGGATCGTCCGGGTTCGGCAGTCGCTCTTGAGCATCGAATAAATCATTCGTTGGACTATTGAGTACCTGGCGATACTCCATCAACATCTTACGACGCAATCCATAATAGCGATGGTAAAGAGCTGGCGGAATTTTACGCTCATAAAAATACTGTTCATCCCCCTCATGCTCTGGAATCTCATAAATATAACGATAGGCTTCTTGGGGGACAAACTTGCTCCCCGTAATCTGAGCCACCACCATCGTATTCACTTCCAAAGCCGTCATATCGGTCAGAACTTCGCCCAACCCAATCACAAAATCACTAAACCGGCGCTGAAGACCAGAGGTTTCTGTTGATTGCCCATTCTGGGGGGGCGTTATTTCAGTTGAATCGGGCATAACTATTTCACTCCTATTGAAATAAAGTATAGATCGACTAGGCTAGAGGATCTCTAAGCCGACAGAGAACTCTAATTCTAAGATTTTTTGTCCTCAAAAGGATCTTCTAAATCAGCAAACGGATCTTCATCCATATCATCAAAGAGTTCTGATTCTTCTTGAGTTGATTGCTCAAATGAGTCTAGAGACTCGCCAAACGGATCGGCCTCTTCTTCATCAGCAAACAAATCTGCTAAGGGGTCAACCTCATCCTCCTCTTCTAACATCAGTTCTTCTGTCGTGGCCGCAGGGGCGATCGCCTCCTCCTCTGTCTCCCAATCCTCAGACAACAGATCATCTAATCCATCTGACTGATCCAAGACTGAATCTTGAGCTGACTCCCCAGAGGAATCTAACCCCTCTTGGGCAAATTCGTCAATCATTTCTTCCGACTCTGGCTCCACCACCGTCGGTGCAGTATGACTAACAGGTGAATCCTCCCATAGATCCCCCATATCTGCTTCAATTTCCTTCACAGCTTCCGCATCCCTGCGCGATCGAGCTTGAGCCGGATCTTCAGCCTCTACAGTTTCCTCATCAACAGACGGAAAATCTAACTCCTCCGTATCCCCGAAAACATCTAACAGATCCTCTTCTCCCTCTTCTTCCACCTCCTGCTCCTCAGTCACACCCGCAGAAAAATCCGGAACCTCCAAAGGCGTTTGCACTTCCTCTTCTGCAAATACATCGAGTAACTCTTCTGTTTCCCCAGATAATTCCTCAGAAGAGGTTGGATCATTCCAGATCGTCTCTGACATCGTATCCGTTTCAAACTCACTTAAAATTTCTGCTTCTTGTTCCTCTGATACTTGGGGAATATCCAAGGACTCTTGCTCTGAACTTCCAAACGGATCTCCCTCCGCTTCTTCTATTTTTTCCCATAACGATTCTTGGGATTCATCCGTGAGAAGATCTTCCGATTCCTCACTGGCAAACGGATCTTCTTCCATTACCACTAATTCCTCTTCTACCGATTCTTCAAACACCGGCATTTCTGCTGATTCTTCCTCTTCCCACAATTCTTCCGTTTCTGACGTTTCTTCATCCGCAAACGGATCTTCTTCCGTTGCCACTAACTCCTCATCTAAGGATTCTTCAAACACCGGCATTTCTGCTGATTCTTCTTC
This genomic window from Roseofilum capinflatum BLCC-M114 contains:
- a CDS encoding glutathione S-transferase family protein; its protein translation is MGLGLLVDGQWVSRREQSDQKGNFIRPQTTFRNKITADGSSGFKAESGRYHLYISWACPWAHRTAIMRKLKGLESAISLSVVDPEIDQNGWQFSESPGCIPDMINQADYLWQVYLKADSNYSGRVTVPVLWDKKTETIVNNESREIIRMLDTEFERFAQRPVTFYPEELRDVIDGTMDTIYQPINNGVYRAGFATSQEAYEQGLTELFDALEHWDQVLEQQPYLCGDRITQADWCFFTTLLRFDVVYYGHFKCNLHHITDYTNLWNYLKELYQVPGVAETCNFDHIKRHYYRSHPDVNPTRIVPKGPILDFEAPYDRNLLMH
- a CDS encoding XisI protein: METLTLKKLEKYGGYIEGIFNDYARINYVNAEITNTPIVDRDRHHFLLVSEGWEGKKRVHRTLVHLEIRDDKIWIHFDGMAESVVEQLLTLGVPKADIVLAFHPPHVRKLGDFAIA
- a CDS encoding NAD(P)H-hydrate dehydratase — translated: MSDRQNQISEVVVTAAEMRAIENRLFAAGMPVAALMEKVAGLVARRMIAESETLGLTSAKVGVMVGPGHNGGDALVIARELYLQGYDVAVTQPLAKLKELTQSHAEYGKSLGIPWLSLEELLQSCEILIDGLFGFGLERPISGDLAEQVAQINQSKRRVFSIDLPSGIHTDTGEVLGCAIRADYTFCLGLWKRACLQDGALEFLGKVELVDFDIPLGDIEAVLGNSSRCYRITGERAIAGLPLPRPLLSHKYKAGHLLLVCGSQEYAGSAILTGLGARASGVGMLSIAVPQSLKPLLVPQLPEALIIPCPETDTGAIAELPNTLNWDKYQAIACGPGITRSAASILPPLLQTSQPLILDADGLNLLSDLGISQLKGRSAPTLLTPHAGEFKRLFPQINPNLDRIQAVREASQQTGAIVLLKGARTAIGSPTGTVYLNPESTPALARGGSGDVLTGLLGGLVAQLDPEIAIQTATWWHAQAGILAAQERTALGVDAFHLTEYLPALPMVL
- the mnmA gene encoding tRNA 2-thiouridine(34) synthase MnmA, which codes for MKKVVVGLSGGVDSSTAAAVLHHQGYDIVGLTLWLMKGKGQCCSEGMVDAAKICEQLGVPHHIVDSRELFEQNIIDYLVSGYREGITPLPCSQCNRAVKFGPMINYAKSELGIDYIATGHYARIAFDEQSGRYQLLKAIDLQKDQSYFLYDLSQEILASTLFPLGETPKTETRRLAAEFNLTTAEKPESQDLCLVEAHGSMQSFLDQYINQKTGDIVDQGGKVLGHHQGIHHYTIGQRRGLGVAYSEPLYVVDLDPVMNRVIVGTRESAADPECTVSRVNWVSIAPPDSPIRAEVRIRYRSQPVPVTVVPLPENRVHLRFDEPQFGVTPGQGAVWYEGDRLLGGGIIERKSKG
- a CDS encoding element excision factor XisH family protein — protein: MAKDIYHNAVRVALEKDSWVITDDPLTLTAGRRDVFVDLAAEKILMAERQGEKIAVEIKSFNSPSLVKDLEQALGQYILYANLMARSQPDRALYLAIRAETYEDFFQEEIVQIILADNPIKLMVFDSEKEEIVQWKH
- a CDS encoding nucleotidyltransferase family protein produces the protein MSRKIGDRLLDERLGITGEQLADFCQQSGIVEISVFGSILREDFHPDSDIDLLVVFDNEFRSQMSLMDLVKIQYQLEDWLDRSVDLIEKSSVIDSDNWIRRQNILSTAQVIYYPGNPVS